A genome region from Astyanax mexicanus isolate ESR-SI-001 chromosome 19, AstMex3_surface, whole genome shotgun sequence includes the following:
- the tcap gene encoding telethonin, which translates to MQVCTVLEKRGGCVVGAELSCSVREENAAKRESYTADWHSINMKTQHEDRQSMAMSDDSRRETMSRYWQARPLTQSCPSGVRRVGTLESGVREHQLLPKRNTLPLPVFKPVDLGIRLGRGTPHTPEDFIPARTPNGECPNKRDIQEITRDLPPVKPTHMEFAKSARTLGRSMSQEAQRG; encoded by the exons ATGCAGGTTTGCACAGTCCTGGAGAAGCGTGGCGGCTGCGTGGTGGGAGCCGAGCTGAGCTGCAGTGTGAGGGAGGAGAACGCTGCCAAGAGAGAGAGCTACACCGCTGACTGGCACAGCATCAACATGAAAACACAGCACGAGGATCG cCAATCCATGGCAATGTCCGACGATTCACGACGGGAGACCATGTCTCGTTACTGGCAAGCTCGCCCCCTCACCCAGTCCTGTCCATCGGGAGTGCGAAGAGTGGGAACTCTGGAGTCTGGCGTTCGGGAGCACCAGCTGCTTCCCAAAAGAAACACCCTCCCCCTGCCAGTCTTCAAACCAGTGGACCTTGGCATCCGACTGGGTCGCGGCACTCCACACACCCCCGAGGACTTCATCCCTGCCCGCACACCCAACGGAGAGTGCCCAAACAAGAGGGACATCCAGGAGATCACCAGAGACCTGCCACCCGTCAAACCAACCCACATGGAGTTCGCCAAATCGGCCAGAACCCTGGGCAGGTCCATGTCTCAGGAGGCCCAGAGGGggtga